The DNA window CGCCGATGAAGTCGCGGTGCCGTTGCAGGCGGCGCTCCAGCCCGCGTACGGCGAGCGACAGCGACACGGTCATCAGCAGGTAGACATAGGCAACGACACTGTAGGTTTCGAAGAACAGAAACGTACCCGACGAATAAACCTTGCCGAGCTGTGTCACATCTTGCACGCCAAGCACGGAGACCAGCGAGGAATCCTTGATCATCGCCACGAAGTCGTTGCCGAGCGGCGGCAGCACCGTGCGGAAGGCCTGCGGCAGGATGACCAGCCGGAAGACCTTGAAGCGACTGAGCCCCAGCGCCTTGGCCGCTTCAATCTGGCCGCGATCAACCGATTGCAGGCCGGCACGGAAAATCTCCGACAAAAAAGCGGAATAGGAGATGACCAGCGCCACCACGGCTCGCCATAGAAGATCGAAATTGCGGATACTGGCGGGGCCGAGGATCCCCACCGCCTGGAGAGGCTCGGTGATGATGTTCCAGGCCGCCACCATGACCGGAGCGGCAACGAATGCCATGTAAAACAGAAGCACCAGCACTGGCACGCCGCGAATGATTTCGACGTAGAAGGTGGCCGTTTCGCGCAGGACACGATGCTTCGACAGGCCGGCCGACGCGATGCCAAGGCCGATGGCGCAGGCAAAAACATAAGCTATGACCGTTACGAAGACGGTCACCCAAATACCGCTCGCGACGGCCCCGAAGATAATGCGATAGCTGACGTCCGAGCCGATGACGAGGCCAAAGGCGATCGCAAGCAGGATCGCCGCGATCAACCACCAAGGCAGTTCGCGGCGACGGGTCTCTGGTGAGGTCAAAACCGGCTCAGTTCTGGCTCTTGTAGTCGTAGAGCCATTTTTTGTTGAGGGCGTCGAGCGTGCCGTCGGCCTTCATGGAAGCGATGGCGGCGTTGATCGGGACGGTGAGGTCGGATCCCTTCTTCAAAATGAAGCCGAAGTCCTCGTGACCAAGTGGTCCTCCGACGATCTTGAAGGCGCCGGGCTGCGCGCCGATGTAGCCATCGGCCGAGGTCTTATCCATCAGCACCGTATCGACATCACCGGCTTTGAGCGCCTGCACAGAGGCACCAAAAGTTTCGAACAGCTTGATGCGCGAGTTCTTCTCATCGCCATCGAGCACGCTGTAGACGGCAACGTAGAAATTGGTGGTACCCGCCTGGGCGCCGACCAGACCGTCCTTGAAGGCAGCGAAAGTCGGGCCGTCGGTGAAGCGGTTCTCGTCACCACGCACCAGCATGTACTGCTCGGAGACCATATAGGGGTCGGAGAAGTCGACCTGCTGCTTGCGCTCGTCGTTGATGGTGATGCCATCCATGCCGACGTCGAACTGGCCATCGCGGACCGCCTGAATCATGGCGTCCCAGGACGTCAGTTTCCATTCAATCTTGGCGTTGAGCCGCTTGCCGATCTCGTTGACGGCGTCATATTCCCAACCGACGCCATTACCGGTCTTTGGATCGGCGAAGTTGAGGGGAACGTAGGCGTTTTCGGTAACCGCGATAATGGTGCGGCCTTTAAGATCGGGAAGGTCGGCCGCGCCGGCCTGAGACACAAGAGCGGACAACAGAATCGCGGCGGCGGCAGCCGCGTTCGCAAGAACCTGCATGAAAGGATCCTCCGTCGCTGAGGTAGCCGGAACGAGATCCCTCCGTCCCCGGCGCGTGATGGCCACTATTGGCTTTTTCGCGCAAGGCTGGCAAGGGGTTACTTGCCTTAAGCCGTTCTGTGTGCAGGGGTGCTGATCAATCCCGCGTCACGGGTAGACCCTGCATCCGCCACGCGCTAATGCCACCGCCCATATGGCCCTCCACCGCCTGTCCGGCCGACTTGCACAGGGAGAGCGCCTGCCCCGACCGACCGCCAGAAAGGCAATAGAAGACCACAGGTTTGTCCTGTGGCAAATTGCCGACCCAAGTCGCTAGCTCCGAAAGCGGCCGGTGGATAGCGCCGGGGATGTGCCCGTCGTTCCATTCGTGCGCCTCGCGCACGTCTACGAGGTGAACGGACGCACCGCCAACAAGATCACTGACCTCCTGGGGGGACAATGTTTTGGTGGTATTGGAAAAGAAAGCCATGGACCAATCTCCTGTCAGCACCGCAATACACGTAAGTTATAATATACTAATATTTACAATTGATCAAGGAGCTCCGCTTTCGCCGATAGTCGCGGCGGGGTCAGCTCGGTAGCGCGCTCAGTCGGGCTTCCGCGCCGACGGGGCGCAATATAGTTCATAAAGCAAGCCGATCAGCCGGCGCGCGTTGTCAGAGGCGAGACGATAATAGATGGTCTGCGCTTCCCGTCGGGTCGCAACGATGCCAAGGTCGCGCAAGCGCGCAAGATGCTGCGACAGCGCCGACTGACCAAGACCGACAGCCTCGGCAAGTGCCCCCACCGACATTTCGGTGTCGACAAGCCGGCAGAGAACCATCAGCCGCTTGGTTTGGCCTAGAGCCGACAGCAGGCGGGCAGCTTCCTCGGCTCGTGGTTCCATGACATCGACCGGATTGCCGAGAGAGTCGCATAGGCTGGGTTCTTCAATAGGCACAGACATGATCATAAAGTCCCTATACTTTATGAAACTCATAATATTCAAATATACGCAATCTGGCAATTCCATTCCTGCTGTTCGTCCCTCATCAGGGGCTCAACAGGACTAGGCGAGGCGCACGCCAAGGCGACTTAGCGAAATATTATCGAAGAGGCGGATATCTTGGGTCGACTGATCTCAGGTGGCGAGCGCCGTTGTTATGAAACGCCTGAAAACGTTCTCGGAAGAGAAGGCTCCCCACGAAGCATCCTATCGGAAGCCCCGTGTCCTATCGCTGCAGGCGATCATCGTCGCCATTGTCGGCTTGATGCTCGCCATACTGCAGCTGGCCGTCGGCGCTACGGAGACTGTGCGGCAGCTCGATGGTATCCAGTCGGCAGCCATGTACCGGGCGACGGCTGGGCTCGATCTTCTGGCCGCCATTCCGGACCGTAGCGCGGCAGCCGGCCGACACAGCACCGATATTCAAGGCGCTCTGGAGTCCCTTCGCTCAATTGCCGACGCCTATACGCACAATCATCCGGGCGAAACCGTTCAGGTCGAAGTCGGTACCGGGACTGAGGAAGCCGCCACCGCGACGGGTGACATCGTGGTTTGGGGGGACAACGATCTCAGTATCCGCCGCGCTTTCGTTCTCGGAGACGGTGCCGCTCGTTTCTCTGGCTTTTTCTCGGCTCACATTGACCTGAGTGGCGACTACGCCGGCTGGCGCAAGACCATCCTCGACCGAGCCCAACTCGCCGCCTTCATCGTCCTCGCGGTGCTGATGCTTGCCGTTCTATTGATGCGCGTGACCGTTGTCAGTCCGCTCGAACGGTTGAGCGGTCTCACGCGACGCCTCGCCTCCGGCGAACTGGTGGAAATCCCCGAGTCCGTCGATAAGGCCCGCGAGATTTGCGACCTTTCCGAAGCGCTTGTGGTGTTTCGCAACAATCTCGCCGAGAAAAACGCTTTGGAGGCAGCCAATGTCGTCGCCCTCCACAAGCTGGAGCGGGCGACTGGAAATCTCGATACGGCGCTCCGCTCGATGACACAGGGGCTAGGCCTCTTTGACGCACAACACCATCTGCTTTTGGTGAATGAACGTTTTCTTGAAATTTTTGATCTCCCGGAACAAGCGTTTGGCGCCAAGCTGTCGGCCGAGGAAGTCGAGGATCTCATCAGAGGCCAGATCGCTGAGACATACGGCCACACCGCCCATTCCGCGGGCGGGGAATTATTCGGCCGTCATCTCAGCCGTCTGTTCACGCAGTCAGAACCGGTGTCCGGCGAGGAGACTTTCGGCGAGCAGATCATATCCTTTACTCACGTGGTGACCGGCGAAGGCGGTTGGGTCACCACCATCGAAGACGTCACCGAGCGACGCGCCCAGGAGGCGCGTCTCGCCTATCTCTCGCGGTTCGACGCACTCACCGGCTTGCCGAACCGAACCCAGTTCAACGACCGCATCGCCATGGACCTTTCCTGGGCGGCCGACAATGGCATCAAGCTCGCTGCCATAAGCTTGGATCTCAACAAGTTCACGGAAATCAACGATCAACGCGGCCACTCCACCGGCGATGCCGTTCTGGTGGCGATCGGCCGTCGTCTTGAGAACATCGCGCAAGACGGCGAGTTTGTCGGGCGCATCGGCGGCGACGAATATTGCGCGCTCAAGAAATTCCGCAATCAGACGGAGATGGGCGAGTTTCTCGGACGCATCGAACGCTGCTTCAATGATCCTATTCGGATCGAGGAGAACGACATTTCCGTCAGCGTCTCGATCGGTGTCGCCATCTATCCTGAGGACGCAACCGACGCCGACCAACTCGTCAACAACGCCGATCTTGCCAAGTACCGCGCCAAGCGTTCGGTAACGCAGAATGTCTGCTTCTACGAAGCGGAGATGGACGAGGCTTCGCGCGAACGGCGGGCCGTGGCACGTGACCTCTGGGATGCGCTTGATCGCGATGAGTTCCACCTGACGTATCAGGTCCAGAAGAATATTCGCTCGCGCGAAACCATCGGCTACGAGGCCCTCATTCGCTGGACGCACCCAACCCGCGGAGCCATTGCGCCAGACGCTTTCATTTCCATCGCCGAGGAATGCGGCGCCATATTGCCGATTGGGCGATGGGTGCTGAAGCGCGCCTGCAGCGACGCCGTTGCC is part of the Pleomorphomonas sp. PLEO genome and encodes:
- a CDS encoding metalloregulator ArsR/SmtB family transcription factor, whose amino-acid sequence is MSVPIEEPSLCDSLGNPVDVMEPRAEEAARLLSALGQTKRLMVLCRLVDTEMSVGALAEAVGLGQSALSQHLARLRDLGIVATRREAQTIYYRLASDNARRLIGLLYELYCAPSARKPD
- a CDS encoding putative bifunctional diguanylate cyclase/phosphodiesterase; translated protein: MKRLKTFSEEKAPHEASYRKPRVLSLQAIIVAIVGLMLAILQLAVGATETVRQLDGIQSAAMYRATAGLDLLAAIPDRSAAAGRHSTDIQGALESLRSIADAYTHNHPGETVQVEVGTGTEEAATATGDIVVWGDNDLSIRRAFVLGDGAARFSGFFSAHIDLSGDYAGWRKTILDRAQLAAFIVLAVLMLAVLLMRVTVVSPLERLSGLTRRLASGELVEIPESVDKAREICDLSEALVVFRNNLAEKNALEAANVVALHKLERATGNLDTALRSMTQGLGLFDAQHHLLLVNERFLEIFDLPEQAFGAKLSAEEVEDLIRGQIAETYGHTAHSAGGELFGRHLSRLFTQSEPVSGEETFGEQIISFTHVVTGEGGWVTTIEDVTERRAQEARLAYLSRFDALTGLPNRTQFNDRIAMDLSWAADNGIKLAAISLDLNKFTEINDQRGHSTGDAVLVAIGRRLENIAQDGEFVGRIGGDEYCALKKFRNQTEMGEFLGRIERCFNDPIRIEENDISVSVSIGVAIYPEDATDADQLVNNADLAKYRAKRSVTQNVCFYEAEMDEASRERRAVARDLWDALDRDEFHLTYQVQKNIRSRETIGYEALIRWTHPTRGAIAPDAFISIAEECGAILPIGRWVLKRACSDAVAWSDGLRVAVNLSPVQIANDDIVKLVHEALLETGLAPQRLELEITESTIIGDKAHALHVLRQLKALGITVALDDFGTGYSSLDTLNSFPFDKIKIDRSFLAEAEMKEDSRAIVKAVVALGRSLDVPVLAEGVETVGQLSILEEEGCEEAQGFLFGRPARLTAAEVPHAIELERRA
- a CDS encoding amino acid ABC transporter permease — its product is MTSPETRRRELPWWLIAAILLAIAFGLVIGSDVSYRIIFGAVASGIWVTVFVTVIAYVFACAIGLGIASAGLSKHRVLRETATFYVEIIRGVPVLVLLFYMAFVAAPVMVAAWNIITEPLQAVGILGPASIRNFDLLWRAVVALVISYSAFLSEIFRAGLQSVDRGQIEAAKALGLSRFKVFRLVILPQAFRTVLPPLGNDFVAMIKDSSLVSVLGVQDVTQLGKVYSSGTFLFFETYSVVAYVYLLMTVSLSLAVRGLERRLQRHRDFIGDRR
- a CDS encoding rhodanese-like domain-containing protein, with amino-acid sequence MAFFSNTTKTLSPQEVSDLVGGASVHLVDVREAHEWNDGHIPGAIHRPLSELATWVGNLPQDKPVVFYCLSGGRSGQALSLCKSAGQAVEGHMGGGISAWRMQGLPVTRD
- a CDS encoding transporter substrate-binding domain-containing protein gives rise to the protein MQVLANAAAAAAILLSALVSQAGAADLPDLKGRTIIAVTENAYVPLNFADPKTGNGVGWEYDAVNEIGKRLNAKIEWKLTSWDAMIQAVRDGQFDVGMDGITINDERKQQVDFSDPYMVSEQYMLVRGDENRFTDGPTFAAFKDGLVGAQAGTTNFYVAVYSVLDGDEKNSRIKLFETFGASVQALKAGDVDTVLMDKTSADGYIGAQPGAFKIVGGPLGHEDFGFILKKGSDLTVPINAAIASMKADGTLDALNKKWLYDYKSQN